The Rhizobium rhizogenes sequence GAGTTCGGCGGCATCGATATTCTCGTCAACAATGCCGCGATCTTCGATATGGCGCCGATCAACGGCATTACCGAAGAGAGCTATGAGCGGGTGTTCGACATCAATCTCAAGGGGCCGCTGTTCATGATGAAGGCCGTCTCCAATGTCATGATCGAGCGCGCGCGCGGCGGCAAGATCATCAATATGGCAAGCCAGGCCGGCCGGCGCGGCGAGGCGCTGGTGACGCTTTATTGCGCCTCCAAGGCGGCGATCATTTCCGCCACGCAGTCGGCGGCGCTGGCGCTCGTCAAGCACGGTATCAATGTCAACGCCATTGCGCCCGGCGTCGTGGATGGCGAGCATTGGGAAGTGGTCGATGCGCATTTCGCCAAATGGGAAGGCTTGAAGCCCGGCGAGAAGAAGGCGGCGGTGGCCAAATCCGTGCCGATCGGCCGTTTCGCCACGCCTGACGATATCAAGGGGCTGGCGGTGTTCCTCGCCTCCGCCGACAGCGATTATATTCTCGCCCAGACATACAATGTCGACGGCGGCAACTGGATGAGCTGAAAAGCCGGAGATGACCATGCATGCCATTCAATTCGTCGAGAAGGGACGCGCCGTGCTGGCGGAACTCCCCGTCGCCGATCTGCCGCCGGGTCACGCGCTCGTGCGGGTCAAGGCTTCGGGGCTTTGCCACACCGATATAGACGTGCTGCATGCGCGTTATGGTGACGGCGCGTTTCCCGTTATCCCCGGCCATGAATATGCCGGTGAAGTTGCAGCCGTGGCTTCCGATGTGACAGGCTTCAGGGCCGGTGACCGTGTGGCCGTCGATCCCAATCTGCCCTGCGGCACTTGCGCCAGCTGCAGGAAGGGGCTGACCAACCTTTGCAGCACGCTGAAGGCCTATGGCGTTTCCCACAATGGCGGCTTTGCCGAATTCAGTGTGGTGCGCGCGGATCATCTGCACGGCATCGGTTCGATGCCCTATCATGTCGCGGCACTTGCCGAACCACTCGCCTGCGTCGTCAACGGCATGCAGAGCGCTGGCATTGGTGAGAGTGGCGTGGTGCCGGAAAGTGCGCTGGTGTTCGGCGCCGGTCCCATCGGCCTGCTGCTTGCCCTGTCGCTGAAAGCACGCGGCATTGCAACGGTGACGATGGCCGATATCAATGAAAGTCGGCTGGCCTTTGCCGAAAGTCTTGGGCTCAAGGTGGGCGTTTCCGGCTCGGAAGCGCTCTTGCGGCAACAAAAATCTTTTGACTTTGTGGCCGACGCGACGGGTATTGCCGCCGTTGCCGAAGCGATGATCCCGCTGGTTGCGGATGGCGGCACCGCGCTGTTTTTCGGCGTCTGCGCGCCGGATGCCCGCATTTCGGTGGCGCCTTTCGAAAT is a genomic window containing:
- a CDS encoding galactitol 2-dehydrogenase → MRLNNKVALITGAARGIGLGFAQAFADEGAKVIIADIDIARATASAAAIGPSAKAVRLDVTDLAQIDAVVKAVDEEFGGIDILVNNAAIFDMAPINGITEESYERVFDINLKGPLFMMKAVSNVMIERARGGKIINMASQAGRRGEALVTLYCASKAAIISATQSAALALVKHGINVNAIAPGVVDGEHWEVVDAHFAKWEGLKPGEKKAAVAKSVPIGRFATPDDIKGLAVFLASADSDYILAQTYNVDGGNWMS
- a CDS encoding D-altritol 5-dehydrogenase; amino-acid sequence: MHAIQFVEKGRAVLAELPVADLPPGHALVRVKASGLCHTDIDVLHARYGDGAFPVIPGHEYAGEVAAVASDVTGFRAGDRVAVDPNLPCGTCASCRKGLTNLCSTLKAYGVSHNGGFAEFSVVRADHLHGIGSMPYHVAALAEPLACVVNGMQSAGIGESGVVPESALVFGAGPIGLLLALSLKARGIATVTMADINESRLAFAESLGLKVGVSGSEALLRQQKSFDFVADATGIAAVAEAMIPLVADGGTALFFGVCAPDARISVAPFEIFRRQLKLVGSHSLNRNIPQALAILETDGDVMARLVSHRLPLSEMLPFFTKKPSDPATMKVQFTAE